Below is a window of Halolamina sp. CBA1230 DNA.
GCTCGTCGTCGTCGGCCTCTACGCCGTCGGCGTCGGCAGCCGACTCTACTTCAGGAGGAAACTACACCATGAGTGAGACAGACACACGCTACGACACCGAACAGCAACTCACGACCACCGGCGAGAGCACCGAGGAGGTCCGCGAGGCGTGGACCGAGCACGAGTTCGCGGGCGACGCGAAGCTCGCCGTCGAGGACCTCGACGTCTACTACGGCGACGAGCAGGCGCTCCAGAGCGTCTCCCTCGACGTCCCCGACGAGTCGGTCACGGCGCTGATCGGCCCCTCGGGCTGCGGGAAGTCGACGTTCTTGCGGTGTCTGAACCGCATGAACGATCGCATCTCGAGCGCCCGGGTCGACGGCTCGGTCACCCTCGACGGCGAGGAGATCTACAGCGACGGCGTGAACCTCGTGGAGCTCCGCAAGCGCGTCGGGATGGTGTTCCAGGAGCCGAACCCGTTCCCGAAGTCGATCCGGGACAACATCTCCTACGGCCCGCGGAAACACGGCGATCTCGACACCGGGCTGCTCGCCCGCCTGCTCGGCCGCGACGGCGCCGAGGCGGAGGACGAACTCGTCGAGCGTGCGCTCCGCCGGGCCGCACTCTGGGACGAGGTGAACGAGCGCCTCGACGACAACGCGCTCGGGCTCTCCGGCGGCCAGCAACAGCGGCTCTGCATCGCGCGCTGTCTCGCGGTCGACCCCGACGTGATCCTGATGGACGAGCCCGCGAGCGCGCTCGACCCCATCGCGACCGCGAAGATCGAGGACCTGATCGAGGAGCTCGCCCAGGAGTACGCGGTCGTTGTCGTCACGCACAACATGCAACAGGCCGCCCGCATCAGCGACCAGACCGCGGTGTTCCTGACCGGCGGGGAGCTCGTCGAGTACGGCGGGACCGACCAGATATTCGAGAACCCGCAGAGTCAGCGGGTCGAGGACTACATCACCGGCAAGTTCGGCTGATGGAGACGAGGAAAGTCCAGCAGGTCGGCGGCGGCACGTACACCGTCTCGATCCCCATCTCGTGGGCCGAGGAGCACGAGATCCAGGCGGGCGGGACCGCGTACCTCTACACCCACTGCGACGGCTCGCTCGTCGTTCGCTGGGGCGAGCGCGAGGAGGGCACGCTCGGCGCGGTCGATGTCGACCTCGACGGCCGGCACGACGGCGCCGTCGCCACGCGGACGCTGAACGCGGCGTACACCACCGGTTTCGAGCGTATCACCCTCCACACGACCGACGCTGCCCAGCGCGAGGCGATCAGGGATCGAGCCCGGACGCTGGTCGGCGTCGACGTGGCCGAGGAGTCGGACGAGCACGTCGAGGTCGGGTGGCTGCTTGACGCGAGCGGGCTCTCGATCGATCAGTCGGTCCGCCAGCTCCGGTTCGTCGCCGGCTCGATGTTCGACGCCGCGCTGGCGACGTTCGCGGGCGCGACCGCCGAGGCGGGGTACATCACCGACCGCACCGAGGAGACCGACCGACTGGCCCGGCTGGTCGAGCGGCAGTTCACCCGCGCAATGGTGCTGTTCGAGGAGCTCGACCGGCTGGACGCGACGCGCCCACAGCTGTTCGCGCAGTACCGTGCCACGCGCGAACTCGAACGCGTCGCGGCCGACGCCGCCGAGATCGGGCGTGCCGTCCGCCAGTCCGGGCCCGCTGCGTCGACCGAACTCGCCGAGGAGATCCAGACCGTCGGCGACGAAGTCCACGAGGCAGTCGAAGCGGCGGCGGACACTGTCACCGACGGGGGGTCGACCGCGACGGCACACGAGGCGCTGGACCGAGCCGGCGCTGCCACCGAGGAGGCACGACGGCTCCACCGGACGGTCGCGACGGAGGAGCCGCCCTCAGCTGTCCTGTTCACCCGCGTCCTCGACGGCGTGCTTCGTATCGCGGGCCACGCCAAGGCGATCGGTGAGGTCGCACTCGAACGCGCGGTTCGACCGTAGCGGCTGCGTTGCATCAGCAGCGACTGATAGAACTGGTCCGTCGAACGAGGACGCTGAGAGTTTTGCGTTCGCGCCCCCACGCCCCGACATGGACGCCCACCTGCGGGCCGGCGTCGCGGTCTACAACGAGGGCGAGTACCACGGCGCACACGACGCCTGGGAGGAGCTGTGGCTGGGGCTGGAGACGGGCACCGACGACGAGCGACTGCTCCACGGCCTCATCCAGTTTACGGCGGCGGTGTTTCACGCGCGGAACGGTAACTGGGCCGGTGCGGTCGGGCTGGCTGACAGTGGACGGGGGTATCTCCGGGGCCTCCCCGGGGCGTATCGGGGCGTCAACGTCGAAACTGCGCGCTCGTACCTCGCAGCGCTCGAAACCGACCCGGAGCGGATCGAACGGGCACGACCGCCGGCGCTCCGCGTCGACGGCGAGGCACTGCTGTACGACGATCTCCCGTTCGACGCGGCCGTGGTCGCCGCCGGCGTGCTCGCTTCGGAGTACGGGTACGACGAGTCGCGCCGAGAAGGGGCCGCAGCCTTCGCCCGGGAGAACCTTGCTGCCGGTGAAACGACCTTCGAGACGCTCGTGCTGGAGTTCCTCCGAGACCAAGCGGGGCAGTGAGGATCTCCGTATCGGCCACCCACGCGACCGTCGCGAAAGCTGTCACTGGGGGCTCTCCACGAGGCCGGCGTCAGCACCCCACTGTGGGACGTGCTACCACGACTACCGCCAGCGCGGGGCTTAACACCCCCCGGGCGAACTACCCACACACATGCGAGAGGACTTCCTGCTTCTCAACCCCGGTCCGGTGCCGATGAGCCCCGAGGCGCGCGAGGCGATGAGCGAGCCGATGGTCTCCCACCGGTCGGCGGCGTTCGAGGCGGTGTACGAGCGCGCACAGGACGGGCTCGAGTACGTGTTCGAGCGATCGACGCCGAGCGAGGAGCGAACCGCCCGCGGCGGCGAGGCGCTGATCCTCAACGGCACCGCGACGATGGGGATGGAGGCCGCCGTCGCGAACCTCGTCGACGCCGTCGACGAACTCGTCGCCGTCGTCAACGGGAAGTTCGGCCGGCGGTTCAAACGCATCGCCGAGCGCCACTGCGAGGTGACGCCCGTCGAGTTCGACTGGGGCGACCCCGTCGACGTCGACGCCGTCGCCGACGCGGTGACCGACGAAACCGAGGTCGTGACGGTCGTCCACAACGAGACCAGCACCGGGCTGATCAACCCCGTCCCCGAGATCGGAGAGATCGCCGACGAGCACGGCGCTCGCTACGTCGTCGACGGCGTCACCTCGATCGGCGGCGACGAGTTCCGGCTCGACGACTGGGGCGTCGACATCGCGGTCACGGACGGCCAGAAGGCGCTCGCGGCGCCGCCGGGGGTCTCCGCGCTGTACGTCGCCGACGGCGTCGACGTCCACGTCGACGGCGAGTCGGCACCGTTCTACCAGGATCTGGACTGGCACAGCCGGAAGGCGGGCCAGCACCAGACGCCGTTCACCAGCGCGGTGCCGCTGTTCCGCGGCCTCGCGGTCGCGGTCGAGGAGATCGAGGCCGAGGGGATGGGGCCGCGGATCAAGCGCCACCGCCGACAGTCGACCGCGTTCCGCGAGGCGATGTGGGCGATGGGGCTTTCGTCGTTCCCGGACCTGAACGCCGAGAGCAGCTACTCCAACACGCTGACGGCGATCGAACTTCCCGAGGGCGCCCGCGAGGAGGACAGCGACGCGTTCTTCGACGCGGTCCAGGACCGCGGGGTGTCGATCTCCGGCGGACAGGCCCACCTCGGTGGCGAGATCTTCCGAGTGAGCAACATGGGGAACCTCTCGACCGAACAGCTCCTGCGCGGGATCAGAGCGATCGGCGAGGCGTTCCGGGAGGTCGGCGTCGACGTAGATCTCGAGGCGGGAATCGAGACCGCCGAGTACGAACTGCGGGACTGAGCAGTCAGTCCAGCAGCCCCGTCCGCTCGAACAGCCTCTCGAGCGCGTCCATCGTCGTCACCACGTCGTCGCAGTGGGGTTCGACGGCGTCCTTCGGCTCGAACCCGACCGCGTGGCCGGCCGCCTGCAGCATCGGCAGGTCGTTCGCGCCGTCGCCGACCGCGACCGTGTTCGCGAGGTCGACCCCGTACTCCTGGCAGAGCTCATCCAGTGCCTCGTCTTTGGTTCCCTCGATCAGCGGCCCCTCGACCTCGCCGGTGAGTTCGCCGTCCGCGACCGGGAGTTCGTTGGCGACGATCCGGTCGACGCTCGCGCCGTCGCGTTCGAGTGCCGCCTCCACGCCGGGGGTGAACCCGCCGGTGAGGATCGCGGTCGTGTGGCCGGCGTCGTTCAACCGCTCGAGCACGTCGGCGGCCCCCTGCCGGAGCGCGGTCTCCTCGTACGCCGCCGCGGCCTCGTGTTCGGGCAGCCCCTCGAGCATCGCCGCGCGCTCGCGGAGGCTCTCGGCGTAGGAGAGCTCCCCGCGCATCGCGCGGGCGGTGATGTCGCCGATCGTCTCGGCGACGCCGTAGCGTTCGCCCAGTGCCACCAGCATCTCCGCCTCGGAGAGCGTGCCGTCGAAGTCGAAGGCGACCAATGTCATGGAGTCGGCTGCGTGCTCCGGGGTAATGAGTCCCCGCGCTTTTTGCCGCGGCCGTGAGAGGACCGCGGTGTGTCCCTCCACTCGCGCAGAGCGTTCCTGACGGCCCTCGGTACTGCGGCGGTCGCATCGACGGCCGGCTGTGCTGGCGGAATCCCGGGCGAGGACTGGCCGACGACCGCCGACGGCACGACCGACCCCCTTCCGGGCGAGCGCGACGGCTGGCCCCAGTACCGCCGGGACGCGGGCCACAGTGGGTTCGTCCCGGCACAACGCTTCGACGATCCGAGCGAGGACTGGCGCGTCGAGACGCCCGGCGGGCTGGCGTCGCCGGCGGTCGTCGGCGACAGCGTGTTCGTCCACGGGATCTCCGGATCGGACGACGAGGGGCCGACGGTCCGGTCGCTCGCGGCCGTCGACGGGACCGAACGCTGGCGGCGTCGACTGCCGTTACTCGGCAGCGGCTACTCGGGCGCCACACCCACCGTCTACCGGGGATCGGTGTACGTTGGGGGCCTCGACGGACTCTACGCGATCGACGCACGGGACGGGAGCCGGCGCTGGGCGTACGAGACGGGCAGCTCGGTCAACGAGGCAGCCGTCGGCGTCGACGGGCGCGTGTTCGCAACCAACGGAAGCGAACTGTTCGCCTTCGACGAGCGCGGGAACCGACAGTGGACCTATCAGAACGGCGATGACCGGGCAACGTTCGCCGCGCCGGCGCTCGCGGGGGAGCGTCTCGTCCACACGACGACGGTGGTCGACTCCGTCGTCGGCTTCGATCCGGCGGTGAACGGCCCCGTCTCCGAGTGGCTCTACGAGGACGGCTCCGGATTCCACGAGATCGTCGCCGCCGGAGACACTGCCTACGTCACGGGGGACGAACACCTCCACGCGATCGACCCCGACCCGGGAGAACGGCGCTGGCGGGCGCCGGTAGCCGCCTCGGCGACGCCGGCGACCGACGGCGACCGCGTCTATCTCACGACCGAGTCGGACACCCTGGTCGCGCTCGCGGCCGGTGACGGGGAGCGGCTGTGGGAGGCGATGCTGGCCGACGAGGAGGGAGTCTCCCTCCGGACGCCGCCGCTGGTGACCGAGCGGTCGGTCGTCGTCACCACCGAACGAACACAGGGCGACGCGGGGATTACCACCTACGCGGTGGACCGCCGCAGCGGCGAGGTACAGTGGCGCGTCGAGCACGACGCACGCGTCGCGGACGGTGCCGTCGCCGTCGGTGGGCGGTTGTACGTCGCGATGTACGACGCCAGGAGCGAGATGGGGACGCTGCTCGCGCTTCGGGACTGACGTGGGGGACGACGTGAGCTCGTCGTGCTGGCTGCTGTGGGGGTCTCTCGCCCCTACGCGACCGTGAGCCGGTCGCGGGCCCCGAGAGGTAGCCGATCTACGGCCGGATGAACGCACACGCCGTCAGCGACGGCTCGGGCTCGGTTCCAGGCTCCCCGCCGCCGGTGCGTTCGACGGTGTCGCTGACCGGGCGGCGGGCGACCTCGCCCGCTGCATCCGCGAGCGACATCGACTTCGCCGCCGCGGCCGTTGTTGATCGCCGTTCCTGCGTATTCTCCCAGTACTACGACGGCTATTAACCACGATCGTGCCTATTTCGTGTGCCAGTCGATCCCCCGGTGGAGAAAGCGTTAACCCCCGTGGGTAGTTCACTCGGGGCGTGAAGGTACTCATCACGGACCCGATCGCGGACGCCGGGATCGAACGGCTCCGCGAGACGGGCCACGAGGTGGTCACCGCCTACGACGTCGCCGGAACCGCGCTGCTCGACGCCGTCTCGGACGCCGACGCGTTGATCGTGCGCTCCGGCACCGACGTGACCGAGGAGCTGTTCGCGGCCGCACCCGACCTCCAGATCGTCGGCCGCGCCGGCATCGGCGTCGACAACATCGACATCGACGCCGCCACGGAACACGGCGTGATCGTCGCCAACGCGCCGGAGGGGAACGTCCGCGCGGCCGCCGAGCACACCGTCGGGATGACGTTCGCGACCGCGCGATCGATCCCGCAGGCCCACGGCCGCATGGTCGAGGGGGCGTGGGCGAAAGGGGAGTTCCTCGGCACCGAACTCAACGGGAAGACGCTCGGCATCGTCGGCCTCGGGCGCGTCGGGCAGGAGGCCGCCAAACGACTGGGCGCGCTGGGGATGGAACTGGTCGCGTACGACCCCTATATCAGCGAGGAGCGCGCCGAGCAGATCGGCGCCGAACTGGTCGAACTCGACGAGTGTATCGACCGCGCGGAGTTCCTCACCGTCCACGTCCCGCTGACCGACGAGACGGAGGGGCTGATCGGCGAGGAGGAACTCGCCCAACTGGAGGACGGCTACGTGATCAACGTCGCCCGTGGCGGCGTCGTCGACGAGGCCGCACTGGCCGACGCGGTCGAGGACGGCGTCGTCGCCGGCGCGGCGCTGGACGTGTTCGCCGACGAGCCGCTTCCGGAGGGGTCGCGCCTGCGCGAGGTCGAGGATATCGTCCTCACCCCGCACCTCGGCGCGTCGACGGCGGAAGCCCAGGAGCACGTCGCCACCGCCACCGCTGACCAGGTGCTCGCGGCGTTCGCGAGCGAACCGGTGATGAACGCGCTGAACGCTCCCTCGGTGGACGAGAGCGCGTTCCCCCGGATCGAGCCGTACATCGGGCTCGCGGAGACCGCCGGCCGCGTCGCCGCGGAGCTGTTCGACGGCCGGATCGAGGAGATCGAGGTGAGCTACGCCGGCGAGATCGCCGAGGAGGACGTGGAGCTGGTCACCGCCAGCGCCCAACAGGGTGCGTTCGCGCCGCTGGAGTGGCAGGTCAACGCGGTCAACGCCCCCCGTGTCGCGGCGGAGCGCGGCGTCGACGTGACCGAGACCAAGACCCGTTCTTCGGAGGACTTCCGGAGCCTCCTGACGGTCACCGTGGGTGACGGCGAGACGGAGCTCGCGGTCTCCGGAACGCTGTTCACCGGCGAGGAGCCGCGGCTGGTCTCCATCGACGGCTACCGCGTCGACGCGCTGCCCCACGGCCACATGCTGGTCGCGCGCAACGAGGACGCGCCGGGTGTGATCGGCCTGATCGGCACCGTGCTCGGCGAGCACGGCGTCAACATCGCGGGGATGTACAACGCCCGCGAGACGATCGGCGGCGAGGCGCTGACGGTGTACAGCCTCGACAACGCGGTGCCCGACGAGGCGATCGAGGAACTGGTCGCGGACGACCGGATCATGGACGTCCAGGAGATCGACCTCACGAACTGACCGCGGCTACGTGGACTCGGCGTCGTCGCCCGGCGCCGTCTCGACGCCGTTGACGTCGAACCGAGTGCCCCCGTCGTCGCCCTCCCGAACCGTGATCGACCAGCCGTGTGCAGCGACGATCTCCTCGACGATGTTGAGCCCGAGCCCCGTCCCCTCGTCGTCGGTCGTGTACCCCGCCTCGAAGACGCGATCGCGGTCGGACTCAGGGATCCCCTTCCCGTCGTCGGCGACGTAGAACCCGTCCGCCGTCCCGCCGACGCGGACGGTGACGCCCGGCTCGTTGTGGTCGACCGGGTCGTCGGACTCCGTCCGACTGTCCGTGGGACCGTGTTCCACGCTGTCGTCGGGCTCTGCCCGACTGCCAGTGGAGCCATGCTCCACGCTGTCACCGGACGCCTGCGGCGTCCGGTTGCCTGTGGAACCGTGTTCCACACTGTTCCGAAAGAGGTTCTCGAACAGCTGCCGGAGTCGGCTGTTGTCGGCCCGGATCTCGCGGTCGGTGTCGACCTCGAGTGTCGCCCCGGGCGTCTCCACGACCTCCCACGCGGCCCGGCTGACGTCACCGATGTCGACGGGCTCGACCGTCTCGACCGACCGCCCCTCGCGGGCGAGCGTCAGGATGTCGTCGATCAGCGTCGCCATGCGCTCGTGTGCCCGCTGGGCGATCGCCAGATGTTCGGTGTCGTGTTCGGCCCGGGCCAGTTCGACGCGCCCCTGGGCCACGTTGAGCGGGTTCCGGAGATCGTGGCTGACGATGCTGGCGAACGACTCCAGCCGGTCGTTCTGTCGCTCGAGGGCGCGCTCGCGCTCCCGGAGCGCCGAGACGTCCACGAGCACGATCACTCGGTCGGGGCGGCCGATCCCGGCGTCGAACGAGGCGAACCGCACGTCCAGGTGCCGCCGTGTTCCGCCGGCGTCGACGACGAGATCCTCCGCCGACTCGTCGGCCCGGAACCGTTCGAGCAGTTCGGGGGTGGCGTCGAGGACGCGGTCGACGGGCTCGCCGACGGCCGGGTCGTCCCCGAGGCCGAGCAGCCGTCGGGCAGCGCTGTTGAGGTCGACGACCCGCCCGTCGTTCCCCACGACGACGACTCCTTCCTCGAGCAGTTCGAGCACGGCGTCCCGTCCCTGGGCGGGTTCGATCTCGTCCCAGGTCACCACCGCGTAGGCGAACGCCACACCCGTGACCGAGAAGAACAGTTCGGGCTCGATAGGGCTGGCCTCCATCAGGTAGAGGAGCTGTGCCAGCCACGGGACGAGCGGGCCGATCAGCAGCGCCAGCACTCGGCGCTCCAGGATCCGGTCGGCGTAGACGACGGTGCGGAGCACGAGCGCCGTCGCGGTGAGGTTCAGGAGGTTGCTGTACACCCAGCCGAGCCAGAACACGGGACCGAACGTCCGCTGGAGGCGGACCACGCCGTCGACGACCGCGAGGTCGACGCTGGTGCGGACCAGCCCGTGGGCGGCGTTGGTCCAGGACAGCAGGACGAGCACCACGAGCGGCGCCGCGAGCAGTCCCAGGTGCGTTCGGCTGACGCGGTCGTCGTCGCCCGACAGCGCGACCGCGAACGCGAAGATCGAGACCGGCAGCAGGGCGATCCCGACGTACTGAACGTTGACCCAGACCAGCTTGGCCGACAGCGTCGTCGCCGCGAGCTGGAGCGCGTTCCCGCCAGTCCAGATCGCGACCGCGAGGTTGAACGCGACGAGCGACCGGCTGGTCTTGGAGTCGCGCCGAGCGAGCAGGAACGCCGCGACCGATGCCGTGAGCAGCGCCGTCGCGGCTGAGAGCCCGACTTCGGCCGTGAACTGCATTACCTCGCCCCCTGCAGTGATCGTGTCAGTAACATCTACCCTGTAGCCTTGCCGAAAAATGAACAGAAACTGGGATAAAGTTGTGGCATGCCACGACGGAGCTACGGAGTAAGTTGATCGATAACGAAACCGTAACCATTACCGAACTGATCGGTGTCCTCCCGTATAGCGCTTGTGTGCTGGCCTCGGGGGTGAAGATGTTCGCCCGAAGCCGCTCGTGACTGGGGGCGACCGCTCGCGTACGACCGCCACGAGCGTCGACGCCCGGACCGCCGGGTTCGATGGGGATATATCCGCTCCCCTGTCACTCCATCCCATGAACACCGGTGACCGCCGATGACCGCCGAGGCCCGACAGTTCGTCGACGACCACGAGGACGAGCAGCTCGCGGACCTGTTCGAGCTCCTCGCCCAGCCGTCGATCAGCGCGACCGGCGAGGGGGTCGCGGACTGCGTGGAGCTGGTCCAGGAGCTCTGTGCGGGCTACGGCTTCGACGACGCGATGCGGGTCGAGACGCCGGGACAGCCGGCG
It encodes the following:
- a CDS encoding PQQ-binding-like beta-propeller repeat protein, whose product is MSLHSRRAFLTALGTAAVASTAGCAGGIPGEDWPTTADGTTDPLPGERDGWPQYRRDAGHSGFVPAQRFDDPSEDWRVETPGGLASPAVVGDSVFVHGISGSDDEGPTVRSLAAVDGTERWRRRLPLLGSGYSGATPTVYRGSVYVGGLDGLYAIDARDGSRRWAYETGSSVNEAAVGVDGRVFATNGSELFAFDERGNRQWTYQNGDDRATFAAPALAGERLVHTTTVVDSVVGFDPAVNGPVSEWLYEDGSGFHEIVAAGDTAYVTGDEHLHAIDPDPGERRWRAPVAASATPATDGDRVYLTTESDTLVALAAGDGERLWEAMLADEEGVSLRTPPLVTERSVVVTTERTQGDAGITTYAVDRRSGEVQWRVEHDARVADGAVAVGGRLYVAMYDARSEMGTLLALRD
- a CDS encoding histidine kinase N-terminal 7TM domain-containing protein, with protein sequence MQFTAEVGLSAATALLTASVAAFLLARRDSKTSRSLVAFNLAVAIWTGGNALQLAATTLSAKLVWVNVQYVGIALLPVSIFAFAVALSGDDDRVSRTHLGLLAAPLVVLVLLSWTNAAHGLVRTSVDLAVVDGVVRLQRTFGPVFWLGWVYSNLLNLTATALVLRTVVYADRILERRVLALLIGPLVPWLAQLLYLMEASPIEPELFFSVTGVAFAYAVVTWDEIEPAQGRDAVLELLEEGVVVVGNDGRVVDLNSAARRLLGLGDDPAVGEPVDRVLDATPELLERFRADESAEDLVVDAGGTRRHLDVRFASFDAGIGRPDRVIVLVDVSALRERERALERQNDRLESFASIVSHDLRNPLNVAQGRVELARAEHDTEHLAIAQRAHERMATLIDDILTLAREGRSVETVEPVDIGDVSRAAWEVVETPGATLEVDTDREIRADNSRLRQLFENLFRNSVEHGSTGNRTPQASGDSVEHGSTGSRAEPDDSVEHGPTDSRTESDDPVDHNEPGVTVRVGGTADGFYVADDGKGIPESDRDRVFEAGYTTDDEGTGLGLNIVEEIVAAHGWSITVREGDDGGTRFDVNGVETAPGDDAEST
- a CDS encoding alanine--glyoxylate aminotransferase family protein, with protein sequence MREDFLLLNPGPVPMSPEAREAMSEPMVSHRSAAFEAVYERAQDGLEYVFERSTPSEERTARGGEALILNGTATMGMEAAVANLVDAVDELVAVVNGKFGRRFKRIAERHCEVTPVEFDWGDPVDVDAVADAVTDETEVVTVVHNETSTGLINPVPEIGEIADEHGARYVVDGVTSIGGDEFRLDDWGVDIAVTDGQKALAAPPGVSALYVADGVDVHVDGESAPFYQDLDWHSRKAGQHQTPFTSAVPLFRGLAVAVEEIEAEGMGPRIKRHRRQSTAFREAMWAMGLSSFPDLNAESSYSNTLTAIELPEGAREEDSDAFFDAVQDRGVSISGGQAHLGGEIFRVSNMGNLSTEQLLRGIRAIGEAFREVGVDVDLEAGIETAEYELRD
- the pstB gene encoding phosphate ABC transporter ATP-binding protein PstB — protein: MSETDTRYDTEQQLTTTGESTEEVREAWTEHEFAGDAKLAVEDLDVYYGDEQALQSVSLDVPDESVTALIGPSGCGKSTFLRCLNRMNDRISSARVDGSVTLDGEEIYSDGVNLVELRKRVGMVFQEPNPFPKSIRDNISYGPRKHGDLDTGLLARLLGRDGAEAEDELVERALRRAALWDEVNERLDDNALGLSGGQQQRLCIARCLAVDPDVILMDEPASALDPIATAKIEDLIEELAQEYAVVVVTHNMQQAARISDQTAVFLTGGELVEYGGTDQIFENPQSQRVEDYITGKFG
- the serB gene encoding phosphoserine phosphatase SerB, producing MTLVAFDFDGTLSEAEMLVALGERYGVAETIGDITARAMRGELSYAESLRERAAMLEGLPEHEAAAAYEETALRQGAADVLERLNDAGHTTAILTGGFTPGVEAALERDGASVDRIVANELPVADGELTGEVEGPLIEGTKDEALDELCQEYGVDLANTVAVGDGANDLPMLQAAGHAVGFEPKDAVEPHCDDVVTTMDALERLFERTGLLD
- the serA gene encoding phosphoglycerate dehydrogenase, producing the protein MKVLITDPIADAGIERLRETGHEVVTAYDVAGTALLDAVSDADALIVRSGTDVTEELFAAAPDLQIVGRAGIGVDNIDIDAATEHGVIVANAPEGNVRAAAEHTVGMTFATARSIPQAHGRMVEGAWAKGEFLGTELNGKTLGIVGLGRVGQEAAKRLGALGMELVAYDPYISEERAEQIGAELVELDECIDRAEFLTVHVPLTDETEGLIGEEELAQLEDGYVINVARGGVVDEAALADAVEDGVVAGAALDVFADEPLPEGSRLREVEDIVLTPHLGASTAEAQEHVATATADQVLAAFASEPVMNALNAPSVDESAFPRIEPYIGLAETAGRVAAELFDGRIEEIEVSYAGEIAEEDVELVTASAQQGAFAPLEWQVNAVNAPRVAAERGVDVTETKTRSSEDFRSLLTVTVGDGETELAVSGTLFTGEEPRLVSIDGYRVDALPHGHMLVARNEDAPGVIGLIGTVLGEHGVNIAGMYNARETIGGEALTVYSLDNAVPDEAIEELVADDRIMDVQEIDLTN
- a CDS encoding AbrB/MazE/SpoVT family DNA-binding domain-containing protein codes for the protein METRKVQQVGGGTYTVSIPISWAEEHEIQAGGTAYLYTHCDGSLVVRWGEREEGTLGAVDVDLDGRHDGAVATRTLNAAYTTGFERITLHTTDAAQREAIRDRARTLVGVDVAEESDEHVEVGWLLDASGLSIDQSVRQLRFVAGSMFDAALATFAGATAEAGYITDRTEETDRLARLVERQFTRAMVLFEELDRLDATRPQLFAQYRATRELERVAADAAEIGRAVRQSGPAASTELAEEIQTVGDEVHEAVEAAADTVTDGGSTATAHEALDRAGAATEEARRLHRTVATEEPPSAVLFTRVLDGVLRIAGHAKAIGEVALERAVRP
- a CDS encoding DUF309 domain-containing protein; this translates as MDAHLRAGVAVYNEGEYHGAHDAWEELWLGLETGTDDERLLHGLIQFTAAVFHARNGNWAGAVGLADSGRGYLRGLPGAYRGVNVETARSYLAALETDPERIERARPPALRVDGEALLYDDLPFDAAVVAAGVLASEYGYDESRREGAAAFARENLAAGETTFETLVLEFLRDQAGQ